One window from the genome of Streptomyces cadmiisoli encodes:
- a CDS encoding sensor histidine kinase: MTTPPPREGVGLLRRRPKPPEITTPPAGTVLPAHVRTGAPDIPVTSATPALPPGWARADPSGVMGVTGAARGVSGMPSAPEVPGAPGGFGAGGWEAGAGAGADVGAGSGPGSDADADAGGRRGGGSGEDGAAPHAPVAPSAASPVSAPALPIQVNALQAMCRQVFGFRLAMIALAAPAALLNASPGLGVRLVGAAVVVTFMVSYVLFRDWERFGPLLLRHPSLLALDTLLGSLPLISAGPDTTLAYVSVCTPLLAGLVYGWRGAACFASLQSLILLLVQATLARSPHGSLAEALLLPGLCVIAGAVGSTLRNLMLRFGAATHALTTVQARLAVTEAVAGERARLARELHDSVAKTLHGVALAADGLAGSADKMDPGLVKRQAELVARSARRAAAESRELLADLRRESDPDHGTDVLVELAARTRDFHARTGTPTAYRPTGAHAVPPVPPAVARQLLTIASEAMENAHRHASATKVDVRAGVHGDLLRISVYDDGRGLPPGTTLEQLRRAGHFGLVGMVERAASVGARIRVGRGSHPQGTEVRLELPLAALHTPTAPAA, encoded by the coding sequence ATGACGACACCGCCGCCGAGGGAGGGCGTGGGGCTGCTGCGCCGCCGCCCCAAGCCGCCCGAGATCACCACACCGCCGGCGGGCACGGTCCTGCCGGCCCACGTCCGCACGGGCGCACCGGACATCCCGGTCACATCGGCGACCCCGGCACTGCCACCGGGGTGGGCGCGGGCGGATCCGTCGGGGGTGATGGGGGTGACGGGGGCGGCGCGGGGGGTTTCGGGGATGCCGTCGGCGCCGGAGGTGCCGGGGGCACCGGGGGGTTTCGGGGCCGGCGGCTGGGAGGCCGGGGCCGGTGCGGGCGCTGATGTGGGTGCGGGGTCAGGGCCCGGTTCGGATGCGGATGCGGATGCGGGTGGGCGTCGGGGTGGCGGGTCGGGCGAGGACGGGGCGGCGCCCCATGCGCCCGTAGCGCCGTCCGCGGCCAGTCCGGTATCGGCCCCCGCACTGCCCATTCAGGTCAACGCCCTGCAAGCGATGTGCCGCCAGGTGTTCGGCTTCCGGCTGGCCATGATCGCCCTCGCCGCGCCCGCCGCTCTCCTCAACGCGTCTCCGGGCCTGGGCGTCCGCCTGGTCGGCGCGGCCGTGGTGGTCACCTTCATGGTGTCGTACGTCCTGTTCAGGGACTGGGAACGGTTCGGTCCGCTGCTCCTGCGCCACCCCAGCCTCCTGGCCCTGGACACCCTCCTCGGCTCCCTCCCCCTGATCTCCGCCGGCCCGGACACCACCCTCGCCTACGTCAGCGTCTGCACGCCGCTGCTCGCCGGACTGGTCTACGGCTGGCGGGGCGCCGCCTGCTTCGCCTCCCTGCAGTCCCTGATCCTGCTGCTGGTCCAGGCGACCCTGGCGCGGAGCCCGCACGGCAGCCTCGCCGAGGCCCTGCTCCTGCCCGGTCTCTGCGTCATCGCCGGAGCGGTCGGCTCCACGCTGCGCAACCTCATGCTCCGCTTCGGCGCCGCCACCCACGCCCTGACGACGGTCCAGGCCCGGCTCGCCGTCACCGAGGCGGTGGCCGGGGAACGCGCCCGCCTCGCCCGCGAACTGCACGACTCCGTCGCCAAGACCCTGCACGGCGTGGCCCTCGCGGCGGACGGCCTGGCAGGCTCGGCCGACAAGATGGACCCGGGCCTGGTCAAGCGACAGGCCGAACTGGTCGCCCGCTCCGCGCGCCGGGCCGCCGCCGAGTCCCGTGAACTCCTCGCCGACCTGCGCCGCGAGTCGGACCCCGACCACGGCACGGACGTCCTGGTCGAACTCGCCGCCCGCACCCGCGACTTCCACGCCCGCACCGGTACGCCCACCGCGTACCGGCCCACCGGTGCGCACGCGGTGCCGCCCGTCCCGCCCGCCGTGGCCCGCCAGCTCCTCACGATCGCGTCGGAGGCGATGGAGAACGCCCACCGCCACGCGTCCGCGACGAAGGTCGACGTACGGGCCGGTGTCCACGGCGACCTGCTGCGTATCAGCGTCTACGACGACGGACGCGGCCTGCCTCCCGGAACCACCCTCGAACAGCTGCGCCGGGCAGGCCATTTCGGCCTGGTCGGCATGGTCGAGCGGGCCGCCTCTGTGGGCGCCCGCATCCGCGTCGGACGAGGCAGCCATCCGCAGGGCACGGAGGTGCGCCTGGAACTGCCGCTCGCCGCCCTGCACACACCCACCGCACCCGCGGCCTGA
- a CDS encoding DUF5936 domain-containing protein yields MALVLATLMGLAVWGVFAGIRMYRAEAKLPGDLALALEVGSTRTGAVDSLVDRLGMRYAPAVQRLMGPKQVAKYRRRIDLAGNPGGLTIDRYAARRAVYGFLGGLGGLVFLLQGNVLMALLLFAFGAFWTEVGIWSAIRLRKDVIERTLPDFLDVLAVVVSAGLGFRQALDRVATRYEGPWADEIRITLRQMDLGMSRRQAFAELRRRNDSEQVAMFVTALQQGEELGAPIVDTLVSLAKDMRRTDAQNARRKAARAVPKATMMITTFMVPATMLLLGAGLLLGSGTDFGTITGE; encoded by the coding sequence ATGGCACTCGTGCTCGCCACCTTGATGGGCCTCGCAGTCTGGGGCGTCTTCGCCGGCATCCGGATGTACCGGGCGGAGGCGAAACTGCCCGGCGACCTCGCGCTCGCCCTGGAGGTCGGCTCGACCCGCACGGGCGCGGTGGACTCGCTCGTCGACCGGCTGGGCATGCGCTACGCCCCCGCCGTCCAGCGGCTGATGGGCCCCAAGCAGGTCGCAAAGTACCGCCGCAGGATCGACCTGGCGGGCAACCCCGGCGGCCTGACCATCGACCGGTACGCGGCCCGAAGGGCGGTCTACGGCTTCCTCGGCGGGCTCGGCGGACTGGTCTTCCTGCTCCAGGGCAACGTCCTGATGGCCCTGCTGCTGTTCGCCTTCGGCGCGTTCTGGACGGAGGTCGGCATCTGGTCGGCGATCCGCCTGCGCAAGGACGTGATCGAGCGGACCCTGCCGGACTTCCTCGACGTCCTCGCCGTCGTCGTCAGCGCCGGACTCGGCTTCCGCCAGGCCCTGGACCGGGTCGCCACCCGCTACGAGGGACCCTGGGCCGACGAGATCCGCATCACCCTGCGCCAGATGGACCTCGGTATGAGCCGCCGCCAGGCCTTCGCGGAACTGCGCCGCAGGAACGACTCCGAGCAGGTCGCGATGTTCGTCACCGCGTTGCAGCAGGGCGAGGAACTGGGCGCGCCGATCGTCGACACGCTGGTCTCCCTCGCCAAGGACATGCGCCGCACCGACGCGCAGAACGCCCGCCGCAAGGCGGCCCGTGCCGTACCCAAGGCCACCATGATGATCACGACGTTCATGGTCCCGGCCACGATGCTGCTCCTCGGCGCGGGCCTGCTGCTCGGCTCCGGCACCGACTTCGGCACGATCACGGGCGAGTAG